In Nitrospirota bacterium, one genomic interval encodes:
- a CDS encoding methyltransferase domain-containing protein produces the protein MDLEKVERVYSNYAGVYDQIFGRIFHESRESTVRRLPVAQGERILEVGVGTGLSLPLYPRHCRLVGIDLSTGMLEKARERVRMYGLEHVELSRMDAGQMEFPDDSFDTVMAAYVVTAVPDYRKVVTEMIRVCRPGGRIIMLNHFSNGNKLIAAVEKVISPLCKHIGFRTDLSLNHVLEGTSLLVARKEKVNPLRFWHLVECVNRKNGNGSGNGHGKGNGSGNGNGHASH, from the coding sequence ATGGATCTGGAAAAAGTTGAACGGGTCTACTCGAACTACGCAGGGGTCTACGACCAGATTTTCGGCAGGATTTTCCACGAGTCGCGCGAATCCACGGTCCGCCGGCTGCCCGTCGCACAGGGGGAGCGAATCCTCGAAGTCGGGGTCGGCACCGGCCTGTCGCTGCCGCTCTACCCCAGACATTGCCGCCTGGTGGGCATTGATCTCTCCACCGGCATGCTGGAGAAGGCGAGGGAACGGGTGCGGATGTATGGGCTGGAGCACGTCGAGCTGTCCCGCATGGACGCGGGGCAGATGGAATTTCCGGACGACAGCTTCGACACCGTCATGGCCGCCTACGTGGTGACGGCGGTTCCCGACTATCGCAAGGTGGTGACCGAGATGATCCGGGTCTGCCGGCCGGGGGGACGGATCATCATGCTGAACCACTTCAGCAACGGGAACAAGCTGATCGCCGCGGTGGAAAAAGTGATCTCCCCGCTCTGCAAGCACATCGGGTTCCGGACCGACCTCTCGCTGAATCATGTGCTGGAGGGCACGTCGTTGCTGGTGGCGCGGAAGGAGAAGGTCAACCCGCTGCGGTTCTGGCATCTTGTGGAGTGCGTGAATCGGAAGAACGGGAACGGATCCGGGAACGGCCATGGGAAGGGCAACGGATCTGGAAACGGAAACGGCCACGCTTCCCACTAG
- a CDS encoding inositol monophosphatase: protein MSTPVLPSPSLRAQLKATALEAARVAGSILTDAASNGFQVEYKDTVNLVTDADRRSEQAVIEVIRKSFPAHRILAEEGGAQAGSDLEYQWVIDPLDGTTNFAHGYPAYCISIGVEYRGDCIFGVVLDPTRQELFTAEAGSGAFLNGVPLHVSRTPRLDGALLVTGFAYDIRVSAQNNLDNFSRFALTAQGVRRTGTAALDMCYVAAGRFDGFWELKLHPWDTAAGLVILREAGGRVTDFKGTPYSIYEPSIVASNGLIHEEMLKVLGLT from the coding sequence ATGTCGACTCCTGTCCTCCCTTCACCGTCTCTGCGTGCGCAACTCAAGGCCACGGCCCTGGAAGCGGCCCGGGTGGCCGGTTCCATCCTGACCGACGCGGCCAGCAACGGATTCCAAGTCGAATATAAAGACACGGTCAATCTGGTCACGGACGCGGACCGGCGCTCGGAGCAGGCCGTGATCGAGGTGATCCGCAAGAGCTTCCCCGCGCACCGGATTCTGGCGGAGGAGGGAGGCGCGCAAGCGGGCAGCGACCTGGAATACCAGTGGGTGATCGATCCGCTGGACGGCACGACCAACTTCGCCCATGGCTATCCGGCCTACTGCATCTCCATCGGTGTAGAGTATCGGGGCGACTGCATCTTCGGCGTCGTATTGGACCCGACACGGCAAGAACTCTTCACGGCGGAGGCGGGGAGCGGGGCCTTCCTGAACGGGGTCCCTCTGCACGTCTCCCGCACCCCGAGGCTGGATGGGGCGTTGCTGGTCACCGGGTTCGCCTACGACATCCGCGTCAGCGCCCAGAACAACCTGGACAACTTTTCACGCTTTGCCCTCACGGCGCAAGGTGTTCGCCGCACCGGCACGGCGGCCCTGGACATGTGCTACGTGGCCGCCGGACGCTTCGACGGCTTCTGGGAACTCAAGCTGCATCCCTGGGACACGGCGGCCGGCCTGGTCATTCTGCGCGAGGCGGGCGGACGCGTCACCGATTTCAAAGGGACGCCCTACTCGATCTACGAACCGTCCATCGTGGCCAGCAACGGCCTGATCCACGAGGAAATGTTGAAGGTTCTCGGCCTCACGTGA
- a CDS encoding DJ-1/PfpI family protein produces the protein MTSYRVGILLFPDVEVLDFCGPYEVFSVTRLHEERRREEPSPFEVVLVAEEPGPVTATGGLRVLPDHRLVSCPPLDILVVPGGWGTRKEIANERLLAWIAERGAQVETLASVCTGALLLGQAGLLDGRRATTHWQSLEWMRRSFPAVTVEEALQVVEDGHILTSAGISAGIDLALRVVMRYCGEEVARATARHMEYPFPEHNRRRI, from the coding sequence GTGACCAGCTATCGGGTGGGAATCCTGCTGTTCCCCGACGTCGAGGTCCTGGATTTCTGCGGACCGTACGAAGTCTTCTCCGTCACACGCCTCCATGAAGAGCGCCGCCGTGAGGAACCGTCACCGTTCGAGGTGGTCTTGGTCGCCGAAGAGCCGGGACCTGTGACGGCGACCGGCGGCTTGCGGGTGCTGCCCGACCATCGGCTGGTGAGCTGTCCGCCGCTCGACATTCTGGTCGTGCCAGGGGGCTGGGGAACGAGGAAAGAGATCGCCAACGAACGACTCCTCGCCTGGATCGCCGAGCGGGGCGCACAAGTGGAAACGCTGGCCTCGGTTTGTACCGGCGCGCTGTTGCTGGGGCAAGCCGGGCTGCTCGACGGCCGCCGGGCTACCACGCATTGGCAGTCCCTGGAGTGGATGCGCCGGTCTTTTCCGGCGGTCACGGTGGAGGAGGCGCTACAGGTGGTTGAAGACGGGCACATACTCACGTCCGCCGGCATCTCCGCCGGAATCGATCTGGCCCTCAGGGTGGTGATGCGCTACTGCGGCGAGGAGGTTGCGCGGGCCACCGCCCGTCACATGGAGTATCCGTTCCCTGAACACAATCGTCGGCGCATCTAG
- a CDS encoding 4-carboxymuconolactone decarboxylase, which produces MDTYYHPKDLGKFADMGKGNKDLWDKFMSYYSAVFAEGALTEREKALIALGVAHGVQCPYCIDAYTQACLEKGSNVEEMTEAVHVACAIRGGASLVHGVQMRNVAEKLSM; this is translated from the coding sequence ATGGACACCTACTATCATCCCAAGGACCTGGGCAAGTTCGCCGACATGGGCAAGGGAAACAAGGACCTTTGGGACAAGTTCATGAGCTACTACTCCGCCGTGTTCGCGGAGGGAGCGCTGACCGAGCGGGAGAAGGCCTTGATCGCGCTCGGCGTCGCCCACGGGGTCCAGTGTCCCTACTGCATCGACGCCTACACGCAGGCCTGCCTGGAAAAAGGCTCGAACGTCGAGGAGATGACGGAAGCGGTCCACGTGGCCTGCGCGATCCGGGGCGGGGCCTCGCTCGTCCACGGGGTGCAGATGCGCAACGTGGCCGAGAAACTGTCGATGTAG
- a CDS encoding methyltransferase domain-containing protein, with product MSFLFGIIALLVVATVVWLVVSRRQSLPCPVWLRWCVELDNPFAKNNRAAVILDHLDLQPGMTVLDLGCGPGRLTVPAAQRVGSGGRVVAMDLQAGMLARAKEKAHAANLSNIEFIQAGAGEEKLGRGRFDRALLVTVLGEIPDRTRTLKEIFDALKPSGILSVTETLFDPHYQSRQTVARLAGEVGFRERGCFGNRLAYTVHLEKPTNDAHAD from the coding sequence ATGTCCTTCCTGTTCGGCATCATAGCCCTTCTCGTTGTCGCTACTGTTGTGTGGCTCGTGGTGTCGCGCCGCCAGTCCCTGCCATGCCCGGTCTGGTTACGTTGGTGTGTTGAACTCGACAACCCCTTCGCGAAAAACAACCGAGCGGCGGTTATCCTCGACCATCTGGACCTTCAACCCGGCATGACCGTGCTGGATCTTGGTTGTGGACCCGGGCGGCTCACGGTGCCGGCTGCGCAACGAGTGGGGTCTGGCGGTCGCGTGGTGGCGATGGACCTTCAAGCGGGCATGCTGGCCCGAGCGAAGGAAAAGGCTCACGCCGCAAATCTGTCAAACATTGAATTTATCCAGGCTGGAGCCGGTGAAGAGAAGTTGGGTCGTGGCCGGTTCGACCGGGCGCTCCTCGTCACGGTCTTGGGGGAGATTCCGGATCGCACGAGGACGCTGAAAGAGATTTTTGACGCTCTGAAACCAAGCGGCATCCTATCCGTGACCGAAACTCTGTTTGATCCTCACTACCAGAGCCGTCAGACGGTCGCGAGGCTCGCCGGCGAAGTTGGATTCAGAGAGCGTGGCTGCTTCGGCAATCGCCTGGCCTATACCGTGCACCTGGAGAAACCAACCAACGACGCACACGCCGATTGA
- a CDS encoding GNAT family N-acetyltransferase encodes MSQPDAYRFHYFPGPEAANVEGVVEGISYVFSHSFGTNPRNNEPYRLGPRTTKERLLSTSHVFVAQDTKNNFTGYLYAREIRAQNGTVGWIDSLAVLPDHRRRGIATRLVTQFLAVVSDDPWIGCATPNPIAALVIIRAVGGVPYLGECHPPQAIISIIEQIRPHCPDLRGADFNPSRLLVKTRFTPVRSEDTRDWRPPHPSEPPPWWASLRNLPQEHEALLIIDRKQNSHRNP; translated from the coding sequence ATGAGCCAACCTGACGCCTACCGCTTCCATTATTTCCCTGGACCAGAAGCTGCAAATGTTGAAGGAGTCGTGGAAGGTATCTCCTACGTGTTCAGCCACAGCTTCGGGACAAACCCTCGCAATAATGAACCGTATAGGCTCGGGCCAAGAACGACCAAAGAGCGCCTACTGAGCACAAGTCATGTGTTCGTTGCTCAGGACACCAAGAACAATTTTACGGGATATCTTTATGCCAGGGAGATCAGAGCACAGAATGGGACGGTCGGATGGATCGATTCTCTTGCGGTGCTGCCGGACCATCGCCGGAGAGGCATTGCTACCAGGCTTGTCACGCAGTTTCTCGCGGTCGTCTCTGATGACCCGTGGATTGGCTGTGCAACTCCGAACCCGATCGCGGCACTGGTGATTATCCGAGCCGTCGGAGGAGTACCCTACTTGGGCGAATGTCATCCGCCGCAGGCAATCATCTCAATTATCGAACAAATTCGTCCGCACTGCCCCGACTTACGAGGCGCGGACTTCAATCCCTCTCGCCTCTTGGTAAAGACAAGGTTTACACCGGTGAGAAGCGAGGACACGAGAGATTGGAGGCCACCTCATCCTAGCGAGCCCCCGCCTTGGTGGGCTTCTTTGAGGAATCTTCCTCAAGAACACGAAGCCCTGCTCATCATTGATCGCAAACAAAACTCTCATCGGAATCCCTGA
- a CDS encoding N-acetyltransferase produces the protein MDLFSQSHFAGVGAIQSQDSLPTGTPEDILLQSELGAVLTDAAEASAAGIQAYAAPIAATNPQLVKLVSHIFNESFGYRPDGRPYRLGPKSVSERLQETDHLFVAGDEQSGVGYLFGKEITSSQGRIAWIESMAVLPLYRRRGIATAMVKRFWQATKNAPRFGCATPNPIAALIVSRVVPGKLYVGQSDPPHHLRRLLKEIKQNCFDLRGCSIDERTLTIKTGFSPLSRSDERDWSPRTPQAPPHWWAWIQHLPNEFEALLLIES, from the coding sequence ATGGACCTATTCTCTCAAAGCCATTTTGCAGGTGTCGGGGCTATTCAGTCTCAAGATTCGCTGCCGACTGGGACGCCCGAAGATATTCTCCTTCAATCCGAGCTAGGCGCTGTTCTGACGGACGCTGCTGAGGCCTCAGCAGCCGGCATACAGGCGTACGCAGCTCCTATTGCGGCTACTAATCCTCAGCTCGTCAAATTAGTCTCCCACATTTTTAATGAGAGCTTCGGGTATCGCCCAGACGGAAGGCCGTATCGTCTCGGTCCTAAATCCGTATCAGAGAGATTGCAGGAAACAGACCATCTCTTTGTGGCAGGTGACGAACAATCCGGCGTCGGCTATCTTTTTGGGAAGGAGATCACGTCTTCTCAGGGAAGAATCGCATGGATTGAGTCCATGGCGGTTCTTCCGCTTTACCGGCGGCGTGGTATTGCCACCGCGATGGTGAAGCGTTTCTGGCAAGCCACTAAGAATGCGCCACGCTTTGGCTGCGCGACTCCAAACCCAATTGCAGCGTTGATAGTCAGTCGAGTGGTACCAGGCAAATTGTATGTTGGGCAAAGCGATCCTCCCCATCACTTGCGCAGACTTCTCAAGGAAATCAAGCAGAATTGCTTTGATCTGCGCGGTTGTTCGATTGATGAACGGACGCTGACGATAAAAACGGGGTTTAGTCCTCTGTCTCGATCTGATGAACGCGATTGGAGTCCACGAACACCGCAAGCGCCGCCTCATTGGTGGGCCTGGATACAGCACCTTCCCAATGAGTTTGAAGCCCTCCTTCTTATTGAGTCCTAA
- a CDS encoding 4a-hydroxytetrahydrobiopterin dehydratase yields MGLADNKCVPCKGGVPPLPPARTQELLTQLGRGWSLNQAGHLERLYTFKDFAEALAFVNKVGAVAEEEGHHPDLLLAWGKCKVELWTHKINGLTESDFYMAAKADREFESFKMA; encoded by the coding sequence ATGGGATTAGCTGACAATAAATGCGTACCGTGTAAAGGCGGCGTGCCGCCCTTGCCGCCGGCAAGAACGCAGGAACTGTTGACGCAACTGGGGCGGGGCTGGTCGCTCAATCAGGCCGGGCACCTCGAGCGCCTCTATACGTTCAAGGATTTTGCCGAAGCACTGGCCTTCGTGAACAAGGTGGGCGCGGTGGCCGAGGAAGAGGGCCATCATCCGGACTTGTTGTTGGCCTGGGGCAAATGCAAGGTCGAGCTCTGGACCCACAAGATCAACGGGCTGACCGAGAGCGATTTCTACATGGCGGCCAAGGCCGACCGGGAGTTCGAGTCCTTCAAGATGGCCTGA
- a CDS encoding adenylate/guanylate cyclase domain-containing protein yields the protein MPFPPQRVEQEWTVDAPASLVWEVLGHTDRLNRDAGLPSVQVSSFEDEDIGRPVQARLYGLFPLSWVEYPFEWIRGANYSVQRDYTKGPLVRFRGGVEIEPAGTGCRVRMFAELTPRTLLGKLAAPLVGRDTMKKAKAYCAKAIARLRASQADPPAAPGALTAGRANQADGTALRQCARRLGHVTSLDRGIVGCLLRHLDEAGEDEVIRMQPYALAARWRTDPHETLRVFLHATRLGLLSLQWQLMCPNCRVPKGEAETLSGVDKQFHCDTCGITYDANLDRYVELRFRVHPTIRPAEEMVYCFGGPYSAPHILVQHLLRPGDTRECTATLDDEAYRIRTLRSNDSLLLVPGHTGGGDSRPVIYREQGWEEAERSFHPGPFSLAWKNDTQQTIGVVLERLRWDDRAVSAAKVAALQEFRDLFGSEVLAPGLEIGVDSVTILFSDLKESTRLYEESGDAPAYGHVRRHFDFLKERIARHQGAVVKTIGDAVMAVFHQPADGLRCCLAIQRELAAFNASLPDRPPLVVKLGLHHGPAIAINANGLLDYFGRTVNVAARVLRESLGGDLVLVKEYLDDARAGAALAESQASIVAEWTSTLRGLAQPLTLCRIKE from the coding sequence ATGCCCTTTCCGCCCCAGCGCGTCGAGCAGGAATGGACCGTGGACGCGCCTGCGTCGCTGGTCTGGGAAGTCCTCGGCCACACGGACCGGCTCAACCGCGATGCGGGGCTTCCCTCCGTGCAGGTCAGTTCCTTTGAAGATGAAGACATCGGCCGGCCGGTGCAGGCCCGCCTGTACGGGCTGTTCCCCTTGAGCTGGGTCGAGTACCCCTTCGAGTGGATCAGGGGCGCGAATTATTCCGTCCAGCGGGACTACACGAAGGGCCCGCTGGTCCGCTTCCGCGGGGGCGTGGAAATCGAGCCGGCCGGGACCGGCTGCCGGGTGCGGATGTTCGCGGAGCTCACGCCGCGTACCCTGCTCGGCAAACTGGCCGCCCCCCTGGTCGGCCGCGACACCATGAAGAAGGCCAAGGCCTATTGCGCCAAGGCCATCGCCCGGCTCCGGGCCTCACAAGCCGACCCTCCCGCCGCTCCGGGGGCGCTGACAGCCGGCCGCGCGAACCAGGCCGACGGGACGGCACTCCGGCAATGTGCCCGCCGGCTGGGGCATGTCACGTCGTTGGATCGGGGGATCGTCGGTTGTCTGCTGCGCCACCTGGACGAGGCAGGCGAAGATGAAGTCATCCGCATGCAGCCCTACGCCCTGGCCGCCCGCTGGCGGACCGATCCCCACGAAACGTTGCGCGTCTTCCTGCATGCCACGCGCCTGGGCCTGCTCAGCCTCCAGTGGCAGCTCATGTGCCCCAATTGCCGGGTCCCGAAAGGTGAAGCGGAGACGCTGTCCGGCGTGGACAAGCAGTTCCATTGCGATACCTGCGGGATCACTTACGATGCGAACCTGGATCGGTATGTGGAGCTGCGCTTCCGGGTCCATCCGACGATCCGCCCGGCGGAGGAGATGGTCTACTGTTTCGGCGGGCCTTACAGCGCCCCCCACATCCTCGTCCAGCACTTGCTGCGGCCCGGCGATACGCGCGAGTGTACCGCGACGCTCGACGACGAGGCCTATCGGATCAGGACGCTCCGGAGCAACGACTCCCTGCTGCTGGTACCGGGCCACACGGGCGGAGGCGACTCTCGGCCGGTGATCTATCGCGAGCAGGGCTGGGAGGAGGCCGAGCGGTCGTTTCATCCTGGTCCGTTCTCGCTGGCCTGGAAGAACGACACGCAACAGACTATCGGGGTCGTGCTGGAGCGCCTCCGGTGGGACGACCGGGCGGTGAGCGCGGCCAAGGTGGCCGCCCTGCAGGAATTCCGCGACCTCTTCGGTTCGGAAGTGCTGGCCCCCGGCCTGGAGATCGGTGTGGATTCGGTCACGATCCTGTTCAGCGATCTGAAAGAGTCCACGCGTCTCTACGAAGAGTCGGGCGATGCCCCGGCCTATGGGCACGTCCGGCGACACTTCGATTTCTTGAAGGAACGGATCGCCCGGCATCAGGGCGCGGTGGTCAAGACGATCGGCGATGCCGTGATGGCGGTGTTCCATCAACCGGCGGACGGGCTGCGCTGTTGCCTGGCCATCCAACGGGAACTTGCGGCCTTCAATGCCTCCCTGCCGGACCGCCCTCCCCTGGTCGTCAAGCTCGGCCTGCATCACGGGCCGGCCATCGCCATCAACGCCAACGGGTTGCTGGATTACTTCGGACGGACGGTGAACGTCGCCGCGCGCGTGCTCCGCGAAAGCCTGGGCGGCGACTTGGTGTTGGTGAAGGAATATTTGGACGATGCGCGGGCCGGCGCCGCCTTGGCGGAGAGCCAGGCGTCCATCGTCGCCGAATGGACCTCGACGCTGCGCGGGCTTGCGCAGCCGTTGACCTTGTGCCGGATCAAAGAATGA
- a CDS encoding chromosome partitioning protein ParB: MAENKSRKPRKAATAGAPRRRRKPAGVSTGLAATELQAAAPPGEVAALHRTIDDDGGRVLAVYREPYGGRWVVLAALPIEKVAPTPYQRNLSDTHVRKLEGVIGKLGRFLDPIIAVRAKAGTEGGVGYWTPNGHHRLSAMKTLGAKSITAIVVPEAAAAYQILALNTEKAHNLREKALEVIRMYKELARLDDATEETYALEFEEPSFITLGLCYEERPRFSGGAYQPVLKRVETFLNKPLHAALTVRQARATGLLALDDVVIQQVEALKAKGLTSPYLKSFVVARINPVRFRPKEAEPLSFDDALDRMAKAATKFNPEKIKMDDLARSGGAPDDE, from the coding sequence ATGGCGGAGAATAAGTCCAGGAAACCCAGGAAGGCGGCGACCGCCGGGGCGCCCCGCCGCCGCCGGAAACCGGCCGGGGTCTCCACCGGACTCGCCGCGACGGAGCTGCAGGCCGCAGCCCCGCCCGGCGAGGTAGCGGCGTTGCACCGGACGATCGACGATGACGGGGGCCGGGTCCTGGCCGTGTATCGCGAACCCTACGGCGGTCGCTGGGTGGTCCTGGCGGCCCTGCCGATCGAAAAAGTGGCCCCGACCCCCTACCAGAGAAATCTGTCCGATACCCACGTGCGTAAACTGGAAGGGGTGATCGGCAAGCTCGGCCGGTTCCTGGACCCGATCATCGCGGTGCGGGCCAAGGCAGGGACGGAGGGAGGCGTGGGGTACTGGACGCCCAACGGCCACCACCGACTCTCGGCCATGAAGACCTTGGGGGCCAAGAGCATCACCGCCATCGTCGTGCCGGAGGCTGCGGCGGCCTACCAGATCCTGGCGTTGAACACCGAGAAGGCCCACAACCTCCGCGAGAAGGCCCTGGAAGTGATTCGCATGTACAAAGAGCTGGCCCGGCTGGATGACGCGACGGAAGAGACCTACGCGCTGGAGTTCGAAGAGCCGTCCTTCATCACGCTGGGGCTCTGTTACGAAGAGCGCCCCCGCTTCAGCGGCGGTGCCTACCAGCCGGTGCTGAAACGCGTGGAGACTTTCTTGAACAAGCCGCTGCACGCGGCGCTTACAGTCCGGCAGGCGCGGGCCACGGGCTTGCTGGCCTTGGACGACGTCGTGATTCAGCAAGTCGAGGCCTTGAAGGCCAAGGGCTTGACGAGTCCCTATCTGAAAAGCTTCGTGGTGGCGCGAATCAACCCGGTGCGTTTCCGGCCGAAAGAGGCGGAGCCCCTGTCGTTCGATGACGCGCTGGACCGAATGGCCAAGGCGGCCACCAAGTTCAATCCCGAGAAAATCAAGATGGACGACTTGGCTCGATCGGGCGGCGCCCCCGACGACGAGTAG
- a CDS encoding BON domain-containing protein: protein MERCREGRDVHIKLGVCRPPYQPSVEPAALLRCIAIDAAGATPPGPRLPKARGLSFFSSSSYASSMTAVLRPALLLIVTLLTGCDVMMPNPYTTPVSVAMTATEMAVDERTLDEMGDDLKVKTSILQALAGEGKDLFLAVSVDVYQGDVLMTGAVKTAGDDQKAEALVKKVEGVSQVYNEMHITEDFGMRESVRDSGIELKVKFAVMSGAGFRYPNYRWRATNGTVYLFGIAQTEEEYDAVYDKVRGITEVERLITHIRIKPPAPPPDEPKGEAKPASSAASSPQPQTRNGGPATSGSGPGNPK, encoded by the coding sequence ATGGAAAGGTGTCGCGAGGGACGCGACGTTCATATCAAGCTCGGCGTGTGCCGGCCGCCATACCAACCTTCGGTTGAACCGGCGGCTCTTTTGCGATGCATCGCAATTGATGCCGCCGGAGCAACCCCTCCAGGCCCCCGGCTTCCAAAGGCGCGGGGGCTTTCTTTTTTCTCCTCCTCCTCTTATGCTTCCTCCATGACCGCCGTACTTCGTCCGGCCTTGCTTCTGATCGTCACCCTCCTGACCGGCTGCGATGTCATGATGCCCAATCCCTACACCACGCCCGTGTCCGTCGCCATGACCGCGACGGAAATGGCCGTGGACGAACGGACATTGGATGAGATGGGGGATGACCTCAAGGTGAAGACCAGCATCCTGCAGGCTCTGGCCGGCGAGGGAAAAGACCTGTTCCTGGCGGTGAGCGTGGATGTGTACCAGGGGGACGTCCTGATGACGGGGGCGGTGAAGACGGCGGGGGACGATCAGAAAGCCGAAGCGTTGGTGAAAAAGGTCGAGGGGGTCAGCCAGGTCTATAACGAGATGCACATCACGGAAGATTTCGGCATGCGCGAGTCGGTGCGGGACTCGGGCATCGAACTCAAGGTGAAGTTCGCCGTCATGTCCGGCGCCGGCTTCCGCTACCCCAACTACCGTTGGCGGGCGACCAACGGGACCGTCTATCTCTTCGGTATTGCGCAGACCGAGGAGGAGTATGACGCGGTCTACGACAAGGTCCGCGGCATCACCGAGGTCGAGCGCCTCATCACCCACATCCGGATCAAGCCGCCAGCGCCGCCTCCGGACGAGCCCAAGGGCGAAGCCAAGCCGGCCTCATCGGCCGCCTCGTCGCCTCAGCCGCAGACCAGGAACGGAGGACCGGCTACTTCTGGATCCGGTCCGGGAAATCCGAAATGA
- the smpB gene encoding SsrA-binding protein SmpB — translation MAKEKDSGEKVVASNRKAFYDYHIEEKLEAGIVLKGTEVKSLRAGLVNLKESYASVDQRGEVILHNCHISPYSHGNIMNHDPLRPRKLLLHRKEISRLLGQTQQKGLTLVPLRLYFNPRGQAKLELALAKGKKQHDRREAIKGREAGREVERAMKSERRGDQGRK, via the coding sequence ATGGCGAAGGAAAAAGACAGCGGCGAGAAAGTCGTGGCCTCGAACCGGAAGGCCTTCTACGACTATCATATCGAAGAGAAACTGGAAGCCGGGATCGTGCTGAAGGGCACGGAGGTCAAGTCTCTGCGCGCCGGCCTGGTCAACCTGAAGGAGAGCTATGCCAGCGTGGACCAGCGCGGCGAGGTGATTCTCCACAACTGCCACATCAGCCCCTACAGCCACGGGAACATCATGAACCACGATCCCCTCCGGCCGCGCAAGCTGTTGCTGCACCGGAAGGAGATCAGCCGCCTGCTGGGCCAGACCCAGCAGAAAGGCCTCACGCTCGTGCCGCTGCGTTTGTACTTCAACCCCCGCGGCCAGGCAAAGCTCGAACTTGCCCTGGCCAAAGGCAAGAAGCAGCACGACCGTCGTGAGGCGATCAAGGGCCGCGAAGCGGGCCGCGAGGTGGAGCGGGCAATGAAGAGCGAACGCCGTGGCGATCAAGGGAGAAAATGA